The sequence CGCGCGGTCAAGGCCTACAATCATCACGGTGCTCCCAAATGACCGACCTCTGGCGCGATGATGATCAGGACTATGACCCGTTGGGGCAGGCGGTGGCTGGTTTGCCACCGGTCATAGGTGGCGTTTGTCTCGCGCGCTTCGATCCTGAAGCTATGAACGCTGACAGCGGTACCGACTTTGCTGCGGTAGCCGATCTGGCGGCGACCCAGGAGGCCGCCGCCGACTCGGATTCAGATCCGGAAGCTGCCGACCAGCTCACGTAGTCGGTTGACCTGCTGCTCCAGTGAGGTACAGGCGCGCAGGGTCGATTGCAGGTTTTCCACCCCTTCCTGATTGAGGGTGTTGATCTCGGTGATGTCCATATTCAGGCTTTCGATCACCGATGTCTGTTCTTCGGTGGCGGTGGCGACCGACTGATTCATGTTGTCAATCTCGCCAATCCCCTGGGTGATCTCTGTCAGCCGCTGCCCGGCCTGACTGGCTACTTCGACGCTGTGCTCGCTGTAGCGCTGACTCTCCTCCATGTTTTTCACCGCGGTGCTGGCATCGCTGCGCAGTTCTTCAATCATGTCATGGATTTCCTTGGCCGAGCTCTGAGTCCGGTGAGCGAGGCTGCGGACCTCGTCAGCGACTACGGCAAAACCGCGACCGGCCTCACCGGCACGGGCGGCTTCGATCGCCGCATTGAGTGCCAGCAGGTTGGTCTGCTCGGAAATCCCCTGGATAACGTCGAGGATCTTACCGATATCTTCGGTGCGGTGGCTCAGGGACTGGATGGTCTGGCTGGAAGCGGTGATCTTGGCCGACAGGTCCTGCATGGCCTGAATGGTCTGGGCCACGACCTGACTACCCTGGTCGGCTCCACTGCGCGCGCCGCTGGCCTGCTGTGAGGCATCTGCTGCGTTGCGGGCAATTTCCTGGGCGGCGGCGCCCAACTCATTGATCGCGGTGGCTACGCTGTTGGTGCGACTGGCCTGTTCATCTGAGCTGGCCATATTGGCATTGGAGGCGTTGACCACATTCAGTGCGACATCGTTGAGTTCCTGGCTGGTGGTTGCCACCTGGCGAATCGAGGCGTGAATCCGCTCAACGAACTGGTTGAAGGCGGCAGCCAGGCGGCCAAATTCGTCGCGGCTGGTGACCGGCAGGCGGCGGGTCAGATCGCCTTCGCCCTGGGCGATATCTTCCAGCGCCGAGCCTAGCGAAGTCAGGGGTGTTAGCAGGTAGCGAATCAGCAGGCTGAGCAGCACGACAATGGCGATCAGGGCAATCAGTGCGGCGATCAACGCGGAAATACGGAAGCTGGTCAGGCTGGCAAAGGCCTGATCACGACTGATCGACAGCCCGACATGCCACTCCACGCCTGGCAGTCCTGTGACCGGGATGAAGGTCAGCAAGCGGGCTTCGCCGCCCATTACTGCATCCTGTAGCTCGCTGTTGATGCGTGGCGTGTCTCCAGGGTAGATCTGGCTCAGAGTCTGGGTTTGAAGGCTGGCATTGGGGTGTACCAGAATGGTGCCATCGCGGTTGACCAGGAACGCATAGCCCATGCCGTTGAAGTCCAGTGCGTTGATGATGGTCGAGATAGTTTTCAGGTTCAGGTCACCACCCACCACATCGTTGCCCGACGGGGTGGCGATGGTCATGATCAGGTCGCCAGTGGCGGCGTCGGTGTAAGGCTGGGTAAGAACGGTACGTCCGGCGGCCTTGGCGTCCCTGAACCAGGGCCGGGTGCGTGGATCATAGTCAGCCGGCATTTGTGAGTCCGGCCGCATGGTGAAGGCGCCGTTCATTTCGCCCAGATAACTGAAGTCGAAGGTGCGGTTGAGCGTGCGTTCTTCCAACAGCTCAATCATACGACTGCCATCGTCGGCGGCCAGATTGGAGGCCAGGTTCTCGAGTAACAGAACCCGGCCCGACAGCCAGTTGCTGATATTGGCCGCAGTCAAGCCGCCAGCATCACTCAGATAAGTGCGCAGATTGTCCTGCAGCGTCTTGCGCTGCAGGTAATCGTTGTAAAGGGAAAATGCCGAAAAGGCCGCGATTACCACAAGGCAAGCGGCGATCAGGATTTTCTGGCTGAAACTGAGTTGGTTGGGCATGGGGCGCAAGTCTCGTTAAAACAGAATAGGAAAGCATCACCTTGATAACGTCCAGGCGGCCAAAAACTTTAATCAGGGGGAACGCAGTGTTGTTTTTTTTGCCCCAGTCAGATGTCTGGTGATGGCGCTAAGCTATCATTGGCGGCGAGTCGGTTTCAGTTAACCGACAAAGGGTTCGCATTATAACCGTGAGCGCGATCATTCGGGCGCTCGTTCATCGATTAGGGATTCTTATGCTGTTGAGAAACTATTCCATCGCTGCCCGGCTGGCGGCGGGTTTTGCCGTGATGGCAGTAATTGTTTTGTTGTTAGGTATGCTGGGCATGCGTGAGATGGGACAGATGCGCCAGCAGGCTGAGGAGGTGGACAGCCACTGGGTGCCCGGCATGCAGTTGATCAACAGTTTTGGTCAGAACTTTATGCGGGTACGGATTTTTACCCTGCGCATCATGCTGGATGAGGACGGCAGCGATGCGGCCAGGCTCAACACGCAGATCAACGAAATGACTCGGCAGGTCGATGCCGACCGGCAGCGCTATGCAGCTCTCATAAGTTATCCGGATGAGCAACGCTTGTTCGAACAATTCAACCGCGGCTACGAGGGTTACCTGGCGGCCCAGCGTGAGGCATTGGATCTGGCATTGAACAATCGTTTTGATCTGGCCCTACAGCATGTTGACCAGGTATTGAATCCGCAGGCCGATCAGGTGACCCAGGCACTGCTGGCCCTGGAGCGTTATACGGTTGAGAGGGTGGGCGCTGCCGCCGATGAGTCTGCGGCGAGCTACTCCAGTGCGCGCAGCATGGTGATAGTTGCGGTCATTCTGGCGGCTCTGCTTACGGTTTTGCTGGCCTGGACCCTGACCCAGAGCATTATCGGTCCAATTCGCCAGGCCGTGCAGGTCAGTGAAACTGTGGCCAAGGGGGATCTGACCCGCTTGATCCAGGTTCAGGGTCGGGATGAACCGGCCCGCCTGTTGCGGGCGCTGGCGAGCATGCAGGAGCAGTTGCGCGACACTATTGTGGGCATTTCCAACTCCTCGACCCAACTGGCTTCGGCGGCCGAAGAGTTGAACGCCGTGACCGAGGATGCCACCCGTGGCCTGCAGCGCCAGGATGATGAAGTTCAGCAGGCGGCTACGGCGGTCAACGAGATGACTACCGCTGTCGAGGAAGTGGCCAGCAATGCTGCGTCCACCTCGGATCTCTCACAGCAGGCTACCCGGATTACCGAAGAAGGGCGTCAACAGGTCGGCAATACCCTGACCAGCATAGGAAAACTGACTGAAACCATCGGTGCTTCGGCAGATGAAGTACAGGATCTGGCCGCTCGGGCTCAGAGTATCAGCCAGGTGCTTGATGTGATCCGGGCAATCGCCGAGCAAACCAATTTGCTGGCACTCAATGCAGCGATCGAAGCGGCTCGTGCCGGCGAGGCCGGGCGCGGCTTTGCCGTGGTTGCCGATGAGGTGCGGGCGCTGGCCCATCGAACCCAACAGTCAACCAGCGAGATCGAAGAGATGATTTCCTCGATTCAGCAGGGCAGTGAGAGAGCGGTAGAGGCCATGGGTATCAGTCGTACCATGTCCGGCAATACCCAGGCCTTGGCCGATGCGGCGGGGCAGGCATTGCGTAGCATCAGTGAGGCAATCGGCCAGATCAACGAGCGCAATCTGGTGATCGCCAGTGCAGCTGAGGAGCAGGCCCAGGTGGCGCGTGAGGTTGACCGCAATCTGGTCAATATTCGAGACCTGTCTACCCAGTCTGCAGCCGGTGCCGAGCAGACCAGCAGCTCCAGCCGCGAGCTGTCGCGTCTGGCGGTAGAGCTGAATGACCTGGTAACGCGCTTCAAGGTCTAGGCAGGTCCGGCCCCCGAAAGGGGCCGGAAGAGGCTGAATGAACGGCGCCCAAGGGCGCCGTCTTGATTCAGGGCAGGGTCAGCTCCACCACCCGCAGGGTGGCGGCGTCGATTTCACTGTCGGTCAGTGGCATCGAACGCCACTGCTTGTTGCTGAACAGCTCGGTCTGGTCGGCGAAGAACTCAGACTCCGGATCGTGAGCCTGGCCGTAGGTCACGTAGACCTGAGCCTTGGGGCCTTGCTCGTCGTAACTCAGCGCCAGGGCAAAACTGGTACCGTAGTTGATCCGGTAGGCGGCAACCGGTCCGTTACCCTCGTCCAGCAAATCCAGGCTGGCGCTACCGGCAATGTCCTGACCGGTCAGAATGGTCCCGGTCTGGGCAAGGCTGCGGGCATTCTTGCTGATCATGTTAAAGATCCCCTCGAACGACTGCCCGCCATGAATAGGGAAGCGATGGTTCGGGTCGGACGATTTCAGCACGTACTGCACATCACCCAGTGCCACGTCCAGGGCAACGTTATTGTCGCTCAGGCGCTTGGCAGCCTTATGCAGGGCCTGGAGTACCGGATCGGTCAGCGGGTCGGCCGCCAGCGGCGCCAGGTCGCGTGGGGTGTCAGCCGGACTGTCCGGGTCGAAAGGTACTGCGAACAGGTTGTTGTGCAGATCGCGGTGAGCGCTGACTCGGAACTCCTGAAGAAACTCACGCATCATGGCGGCGCCACGACTGTCCAGGTTGTAGAGTCCATCCCAGTTGGCCAGCACGTTACAGGGCGTTGCCAGGCTTTCCAGTTGACCGTCGACTTCAACCTGCGGGTTAGCCTGGCAGCGCTGGACCAGTTGCTGGCGGAAGCTGCCACCAAACAGCGAGCCGTTGTGGTCCAGGGCCAGTTTCAGGGCCTCGATATCGAACACCTGATCGGCCAGTGTCAGGCCAAAAGCGTGAGGGTCGCTGATCAGTTGGGCGTTGTAGCGGGTCCGCGGACTGCGCACCACCTGCTCAGGGCCGAAGGCAATGCTGTAGCCTTCCAGTGGCTCCTCGACATGCGACAGCCAGTGACTGCTGTTGGCATTGTAGGCATAGTCGCGGCGGGTCACCTTGGGTGCCAGGCTGTAAGGCACGATGCCCGGCGCTACGGCCTCGGGGTGGTTGACCCACTCGAACTGCGACAGGTGTCCTGGCAGCAGAATTTGGCCGGCACCGTCCTGCCACAGTGCCTGGGCCGCAGGATCGTTAGCTATTGCGTTGCGCCAGAATCCTTCGGCCTGCGCTGACAGCAGAGGGGTGACTGAGGCGTCGATATAAGAGGCGTTGCCATCCTTATCGATCATGATGGTGTTGACCCAGGGTAGGCCCTGGATCTCAGCCAGTGCGGTTTCCAGCTCAGCAGTGCTGGTGGCCTTGTTCATCGCCAGCCACTGATCGAGCATCCGGTGGTTGCCGAGGTTGGCGTCGCGGTAGGTGATTGCCGTCGTAGTGCTCCAACCGAGTGCCGGGTTCACGGAAGACAGGTCGATCATCGGGCCGTAATGACTGAAGAATACCCGGCGAGTGAACGGTGCCAGCGAGTCATCGGGCAGCTTGACCTCGACTATGACGTCTTTGTAAGTGATGTCGCGCAGTTCGCCGTCATAGAAGTAGCGCTGGGCATTGGATGGGTCCAGTTGCAGCTGGTACAGGGTGAAACGCTTGGCCTGGGAGACCGTATGGGTCCAGCCCAGATGCTGGTTGAAGCCCAGGGTCACGATCGGAATGCCGGTCATGTTGGCACCGTGGGCCTGCAGTTCACCGGGAATGTTCAGATGGATTTCATAGAAACGCGAAGCACCGTCCCAGGGAAAGTGCGGATTGCCAAGCAGCAGGCTGTTGGCGTCGCGGACCCGGTCCGTACCTAGGGCCCAGCCATTACTGCCGATGCCTTCATTTTTCAGCACCAGCTCCGGATCAAGCTGGGCAGTCAGGTCAAAGGCGCTGGCCAACGGTTTGGGCTGGTCGTCGGCCTTGGCCAGTTGAGATTGTTGCTCGCTGTTGTTCTTGAGCTGAGTGATTCCGCCTGGCGGCTGGGCTGCGGCCATGGCCTGGAGGAAATTGCGGGTACTGGCCAGGGTGGCCATGTCCAGATACGTGGCCAGCAGGGTATTGGCAGTGATTGGTTGGACCCATTCGGCGCCGCGACAGGGTGTAGGGTAGTCCTGCGGGCTGTGGCGCTCGGCCAGTGCGTTGTTGTAGCCCTCAGCATAGCCGTTGATTAGGGCCTGGGCATCGCCGG is a genomic window of Halopseudomonas phragmitis containing:
- a CDS encoding methyl-accepting chemotaxis protein, whose protein sequence is MLLRNYSIAARLAAGFAVMAVIVLLLGMLGMREMGQMRQQAEEVDSHWVPGMQLINSFGQNFMRVRIFTLRIMLDEDGSDAARLNTQINEMTRQVDADRQRYAALISYPDEQRLFEQFNRGYEGYLAAQREALDLALNNRFDLALQHVDQVLNPQADQVTQALLALERYTVERVGAAADESAASYSSARSMVIVAVILAALLTVLLAWTLTQSIIGPIRQAVQVSETVAKGDLTRLIQVQGRDEPARLLRALASMQEQLRDTIVGISNSSTQLASAAEELNAVTEDATRGLQRQDDEVQQAATAVNEMTTAVEEVASNAASTSDLSQQATRITEEGRQQVGNTLTSIGKLTETIGASADEVQDLAARAQSISQVLDVIRAIAEQTNLLALNAAIEAARAGEAGRGFAVVADEVRALAHRTQQSTSEIEEMISSIQQGSERAVEAMGISRTMSGNTQALADAAGQALRSISEAIGQINERNLVIASAAEEQAQVAREVDRNLVNIRDLSTQSAAGAEQTSSSSRELSRLAVELNDLVTRFKV
- a CDS encoding penicillin acylase family protein, translated to MHKKLAGTLVAGTVILSGCLSSGGSSSSSPAPSPSADVTITYTTHGVPHVKANDYFGLGYGVAHAQAEHNLCTLAEQVVTLQGEKAKFFGPGTNNANLLSDVAYKAIDFESMAEERFSLLSGDAQALINGYAEGYNNALAERHSPQDYPTPCRGAEWVQPITANTLLATYLDMATLASTRNFLQAMAAAQPPGGITQLKNNSEQQSQLAKADDQPKPLASAFDLTAQLDPELVLKNEGIGSNGWALGTDRVRDANSLLLGNPHFPWDGASRFYEIHLNIPGELQAHGANMTGIPIVTLGFNQHLGWTHTVSQAKRFTLYQLQLDPSNAQRYFYDGELRDITYKDVIVEVKLPDDSLAPFTRRVFFSHYGPMIDLSSVNPALGWSTTTAITYRDANLGNHRMLDQWLAMNKATSTAELETALAEIQGLPWVNTIMIDKDGNASYIDASVTPLLSAQAEGFWRNAIANDPAAQALWQDGAGQILLPGHLSQFEWVNHPEAVAPGIVPYSLAPKVTRRDYAYNANSSHWLSHVEEPLEGYSIAFGPEQVVRSPRTRYNAQLISDPHAFGLTLADQVFDIEALKLALDHNGSLFGGSFRQQLVQRCQANPQVEVDGQLESLATPCNVLANWDGLYNLDSRGAAMMREFLQEFRVSAHRDLHNNLFAVPFDPDSPADTPRDLAPLAADPLTDPVLQALHKAAKRLSDNNVALDVALGDVQYVLKSSDPNHRFPIHGGQSFEGIFNMISKNARSLAQTGTILTGQDIAGSASLDLLDEGNGPVAAYRINYGTSFALALSYDEQGPKAQVYVTYGQAHDPESEFFADQTELFSNKQWRSMPLTDSEIDAATLRVVELTLP
- a CDS encoding methyl-accepting chemotaxis protein, which translates into the protein MPNQLSFSQKILIAACLVVIAAFSAFSLYNDYLQRKTLQDNLRTYLSDAGGLTAANISNWLSGRVLLLENLASNLAADDGSRMIELLEERTLNRTFDFSYLGEMNGAFTMRPDSQMPADYDPRTRPWFRDAKAAGRTVLTQPYTDAATGDLIMTIATPSGNDVVGGDLNLKTISTIINALDFNGMGYAFLVNRDGTILVHPNASLQTQTLSQIYPGDTPRINSELQDAVMGGEARLLTFIPVTGLPGVEWHVGLSISRDQAFASLTSFRISALIAALIALIAIVVLLSLLIRYLLTPLTSLGSALEDIAQGEGDLTRRLPVTSRDEFGRLAAAFNQFVERIHASIRQVATTSQELNDVALNVVNASNANMASSDEQASRTNSVATAINELGAAAQEIARNAADASQQASGARSGADQGSQVVAQTIQAMQDLSAKITASSQTIQSLSHRTEDIGKILDVIQGISEQTNLLALNAAIEAARAGEAGRGFAVVADEVRSLAHRTQSSAKEIHDMIEELRSDASTAVKNMEESQRYSEHSVEVASQAGQRLTEITQGIGEIDNMNQSVATATEEQTSVIESLNMDITEINTLNQEGVENLQSTLRACTSLEQQVNRLRELVGSFRI